Proteins from one Nicotiana tabacum cultivar K326 chromosome 23, ASM71507v2, whole genome shotgun sequence genomic window:
- the LOC107832735 gene encoding uncharacterized protein LOC107832735 isoform X1 — protein sequence MALTLLLFLVFFVNPLSISSYSDDDSELILFHQDYSPPAPPPPPPHPPSVSCEDDLGGVGSLDTTCKIVSNVNITKSVYIEGKGNFYVLPNVTLNCTFTGCEIGINVTGNFTLGENSVILVGTFQLVADNATFSNSSAVNTTGLAGSAPAQTSGTPQGVEGAGGGYGGRGACCLTDEKKIQEDVWGGDAYGWSTLQMPWSYGSKGGTTSKVVDYGGGGGGKIMLLVDKFLEVNGSVLADGGDGGVKGGGGSGGSIYIKAYKMTGNGRISACGGDGFAGGGGGRVSVDIFSRHDEPEIFAYGGSSRGCPENAGAAGTFYDNVPRSLTVSNHNKSTSTDTLLLDLPQPLLTNVYIRNHAKAAVPLLWSRVQVQGQISLLCNGALSFGLARYAMSEFELLAEELLMSDSVIKVFGALRMSVKMFLMWNSKMIIDGGGDQNVETTMLEASNLIVLKESSQIRSNANLGVHGQGLLNLSGPGDAIEAQRLVLSLFYSVNIGPGSVLRGPSRNATADAVKPKLNCDSPGCPFELLHPPEDCNVNSSLSFTLQICRVEDILVEGLIEGSVVHFHRARTVDVQPYGIISTSGMGCIGGVGKGSVLSNDLGSGAGHGGEGGYGYYNGSCIAGGITYGDPNLPCEPGSGSGNSSLAGSTAGGGVLVMGSWEHPLMYLSVKGKVDSDGDSFEESFRKKGYLTRDQYIGPGGGSGGSILLFLKSLHLGESGTMSSLGGSSSSSGGGGGGGGRIHFHWSDIPTGDVYQPIATVNGSIYTRGGLGGEQGGSGGSGTLSGKPCPKGLYGIFCEECPLGTFKNVTGSDRALCVSCLSDELPHRAVYIAVRGGVTERPCPYKCVSERYHMPHCYTALEELIYTFGGPWLFVLLLLGLLILLALVLSVARMKFVGVDESPGPAPTQQGSQIDHSFPFLESLNEVLETNRVEESQSHVYRLYFLGPNTFSEPWHLSHTPPQQIKEVVYEGAFNTFVDEINTIAAYQWWEGAVHSILCILVYPLAWSWQQWRRRMKLQRLREFVRSEYDHACLRSCRSRALYEGLKVAATPDLMLAYLDFFLGGDEKRSDLPPSLHQRFPMSLLFGGDGSYMAPFSLNNDNVITSLMSQSVPPTTWYRLVAGLNAQLRLVRRGCLSTMFRPVLRWLETFANPALRVYGIRVDLASFQATTDSYTQFGLSVCVIEEEAGLVSFEGLDEGSRSEHLSSDSNTDRQNSPRYLRDESNLSGDDKNTIKRKFYGGILDINSLKMLKEKRDLFYILSFLIHNTKPVGHQDLVGLVISILLLGDFSLVLLTLLQLYSISLADVFLVLFVLPLGILFPFPAGINALFSHGQRRSAGLARVYALWNITSLINVIVTFVCGYVHYSTQSSRKLPYFQPWNMDESEWWIFPFALVLCKCIQLQLVNWHVANLEIQDRSLYSNDFELFWQS from the exons ATGGCTTTGACTCTCCTACTTTTCTTGGTATTTTTCGTAAACCCTTTATCGATTTCGAGTTATTCAGATGATGATTCCGAGTTAATTCTATTCCATCAAGACTATTCCCCGCCAGCGCCGCCACCTCCGCCGCCGCACCCGCCGTCGGTATCATGTGAGGACGATCTCGGCGGCGTTGGGTCGTTGGATACAACTTGCAAGATTGTGTCCAATGTGAATATCACTAAGAGTGTGTATATAGAAGGGAAGGGAAATTTTTATGTCCTTCCAAACGTGACCTTAAATTGTACTTTTACCGGTTGTGAAATTGGTATTAATGTGACTGGGAACTTCACTTTGGGTGAGAATTCCGTGATACTAGTCGGAACATTCCAGCTGGTGGCGGATAACGCTACTTTTAGTAATAGTTCTGCTGTGAATACCACTGGTTTGGCTGGTTCAGCGCCAGCTCAGACAAGTGGGACGCCACAGGGAGTGGAGGGAGCGGGTGGAGGATATGGGGGACGAGGGGCGTGTTGTTTGACGGATGAAAAAAAGATTCAGGAGGATGTTTGGGGCGGGGATGCTTACGGATGGTCCACTTTGCAAATGCCGTGGAGTTATGGGAGTAAAGGTGGGACCACGAGTAAGGTTGTGGACTATGGTGGGGGTGGAGGTGGAAAGATAATGCTGTTGGTGGACAAGTTTCTGGAAGTGAATGGCAGTGTGTTGGCTGATGGAGGTGATGGAGGCGTCAAAGGTGGCGGCGGCTCTGGCGGTAGCATCTACATCAAAGCCTATAAGAT GACTGGAAACGGTAGAATTAGCGCTTGTGGAGGTGATGGTTTTGCTGGTGGAGGTGGTGGAAGAGTTTCTGTTGATATTTTTAGTAGACACGACGAACCAGAAATCTTTGCTTATG GAGGAAGCAGTCGTGGTTGCCCAGAAAATGCAGGCGCAGCTGGAACTTTCTATGATAATGTCCCCCGCAGTCTTACCGTCAGCAACCACAATAAATCAACTTCTACAGACACACTTCTCTTGGATCTTCCTCAGCCACTTCTGACAAATGTTTATATTCGCAACCACGCTAAGGCTGCTGTCCCCTTGCTGTGGAGTCGCGTTCAG GTCCAAGGTCAAATCAGCCTTTTGTGTAATGGAGCGCTGAGCTTTGGGCTGGCACGTTATGCGATGTCAGAGTTTGAATTATTGGCAGAGGAGCTTTTGATGAGTGATTCTGTCATTAAG GTTTTTGGAGCGCTACGGATGTCTGTCAAAATGTTTCTGATGTGGAATTCGAAAATGATAATTGATGGTGGTGGAGATCAAAATGTTGAGACAACAATGCTTGAGGCTAGTAACCTAATTGTTCTTAAG GAATCATCTCAAATTCGTTCGAATGCAAATCTTGGAGTTCATGGCCAAGGGTTGTTGAATTTATCTGGACCAGGAGATGCTATTGAAGCTCAAAGACTGGTCCTGTCTTTATTTTACAGCGTCAAT ATTGGACCAGGATCAGTTTTGCGTGGTCCTTCACGAAATGCGACAGCTGATGCTGT GAAACCGAAGTTGAACTGTGATAGTCCAGGTTGTCCTTTTGAATTGCTCCACCCTCCTGAAGACTGCAACGTGAACTCTTCTCTATCATTCACTTTACAG ATCTGCCGAGTTGAAGATATCCTTGTTGAAGGCCTCATAGAAGGATCTGTTGTTCATTTCCACAGAGCAAGGACTGTAGATGTGCAACCTTATGGAATTATTAGCACATCAGGGATGG GCTGCATTGGAGGAGTAGGCAAAGGATCAGTTCTAAGCAATGATCTTGGCAGTGGTGCTGGTCATGGTGGTGAAGGTGGATATGGATATTATAATGGAAGCTGCATTGCGGGTGGCATCACATATGGAGATCCCAATTTGCCATGTGAACCCGGCAGTGGAAGTGGGAATAGTAGCCTAGCTGGATCAACTGCTGGTGGTGGTGTTTTGG TAATGGGTTCGTGGGAGCATCCCCTGATGTATTTGTCGGTCAAAGGCAAAGTTGACTCTGACGGGGACAGCTTTGAAGAAAGCTTCAGGAAGAAAGGTTATCTAACTAGAGATCAGTACATAGGGCCTGGAGGTGGATCCGGTGGAAGTATTCTATTGTTTTTGAAATCACTCCATCTTGGTGAATCTGGCACCATGTCAAGCCTTGGAGGTAGTAGCAGTTccagtggtggtggtggtggaggtGGTGGACGAATACACTTTCACTGGTCGGACATTCCTACTGGAGATGTGTATCAGCCAATAGCAACTGTGAATGGGAGCATCTATACAAG GGGTGGATTGGGTGGAGAGCAAGGTGGTAGTGGTGGAAGTGGAACTTTGTCTGGAAAGCCATGCCCAAAAGGTCTTTATGGGATTTTCTGTGAG GAATGCCCACTTGGTACTTTCAAGAATGTCACAGGATCTGATAGAGCCCTTTGTGTTTCGTGCCTGAGTGATGAGCTCCCACATCGAGCTGTTTATATTGCTGTCCGAG GTGGTGTTACAGAACGTCCTTGTCCTTACAAATGTGTTTCCGAGAGATACCATATGCCTCATTGTTATACAGCTCTTGAAGAACTAATCTACACATTTGGAGGGCCCTGGTTGTTTGTTCTTCTCCTTTTAGGTCTTCTCATTTTGTTAGCGTTAGTTCTTAGCGTAGCTCGAATGAAGTTTGTTGGTGTCGATGAGTCACCAGGTCCTGCTCCCACACAACAGGGTTCTCAAATTGATCACTCGTTTCCATTTCTGGAGTCATTGAATGAG GTTTTGGAAACAAACAGGGTCGAGGAGTCCCAAAGCCATGTCTATAGATTGTACTTTTTGGGTCCAAACACATTCAGTGAACCTTGGCATCTGTCTCATACACCTCCACAGCAAATAAAAGAAGTTGT ATATGAGGGTGCCTTCAACACCTTTGTGGATGAGATTAATACTATTGCTGCCTACCAATGGTGGGAAGGAGCAGTGCATAGCATTCTTTGTATCCTTGTGTATCCTCTTGCATGGTCATGGCAGCAATGGCGGCGTAGAATGAAGTTACAACGTCTTCGTGAATTTGTTCGATCAGAATATGATCATGCTTGCTTACGTTCTTGTCGATCACGTGCTCTTTATGAGGGGCTGAAG GTAGCAGCAACACCTGATCTAATGCTAGCATATTTGGACTTCTTTCTTGGTGGTGATGAAAAGCGAAGCGATCTTCCTCCTAGTCTTCACCAAAGGTTTCCGATGTCCCTGCTATTTGGTGGTGATGGAAGTTATATGGCTCCATTCTCACTCAATAATGACAATGTTATTACCAGTCTTATGAGTCAG TCCGTTCCACCTACTACATGGTACCGTCTTGTGGCTGGTTTGAATGCACAGTTGCGCTTGGTTCGTCGGGGTTGCCTTAGTACAATGTTTCGCCCGGTGCTTAGATGGCTTGAAACTTTTGCCAATCCTGCTTTAAGGGTCTACGGCATCCGCGTGGATCTTGCATCGTTCCAAGCAACAACTGACAGCTATACTCAATTTGGACTTTCGGTGTGTGTTATCGAAGAAGAAGCTGGGCTAGTGTCTTTTGAAGGTCTTGATGAAGGCTCCAGAAGTGAACACCTATCAAG TGATAGCAACACAGACAGACAGAATTCTCCGCGCTATCTAAGAGATGAGTCAAACTTAAGCGGGGATGACAAAAACACCATAAAGCGGAAGTTTTACGGAGGGATTTTGGACATTAACAGCTTAAAGATGCTTAAGGAGAAAAGAGATCTGTTTTATATTCTCTCTTTTTTAATTCATAACACTAAACCAGTTGGTCATCAG GATCTTGTTGGTTTGGTCATTTCGATACTGCTGCTAGGCGATTTTAGTTTAGTGCTGCTTACTTTGCTCCAGCTGTATTCGATTTCCTTAGCGGATGTCTTTCTGGTTTTGTTTGTTTTACCTCTTGGAATATTATTTCCATTTCCTGCTGGAATCAATGCTCTCTTCAGTCATGGGCAAAGGCGTTCTGCGGGTCTTGCACGTGTATATGCTTTGTGGAACATTACATCCCTGATTAATGTT attgtcacatttgtCTGTGGATATGTCCACTATAGCACCCAGTCAAGCAGAAAGCTTCCTTACTTCCAGCCATGGAACAT GGATGAAAGTGAATGGTGGATATTTCCTTTCGCACTGGTTCTGTGTAAATGTATCCAATTGCAGCTCGTAAATTGGCATGTTGCTAATCTAGAGATTCAAGATAGGTCGTTGTATAGCAATGACTTCGAACTGTTTTGGCAATCATAG
- the LOC107832735 gene encoding uncharacterized protein LOC107832735 isoform X2: MALTLLLFLVFFVNPLSISSYSDDDSELILFHQDYSPPAPPPPPPHPPSVSCEDDLGGVGSLDTTCKIVSNVNITKSVYIEGKGNFYVLPNVTLNCTFTGCEIGINVTGNFTLGENSVILVGTFQLVADNATFSNSSAVNTTGLAGSAPAQTSGTPQGVEGAGGGYGGRGACCLTDEKKIQEDVWGGDAYGWSTLQMPWSYGSKGGTTSKVVDYGGGGGGKIMLLVDKFLEVNGSVLADGGDGGVKGGGGSGGSIYIKAYKMTGNGRISACGGDGFAGGGGGRVSVDIFSRHDEPEIFAYGGSSRGCPENAGAAGTFYDNVPRSLTVSNHNKSTSTDTLLLDLPQPLLTNVYIRNHAKAAVPLLWSRVQVQGQISLLCNGALSFGLARYAMSEFELLAEELLMSDSVIKVFGALRMSVKMFLMWNSKMIIDGGGDQNVETTMLEASNLIVLKESSQIRSNANLGVHGQGLLNLSGPGDAIEAQRLVLSLFYSVNIGPGSVLRGPSRNATADAVKPKLNCDSPGCPFELLHPPEDCNVNSSLSFTLQICRVEDILVEGLIEGSVVHFHRARTVDVQPYGIISTSGMGCIGGVGKGSVLSNDLGSGAGHGGEGGYGYYNGSCIAGGITYGDPNLPCEPGSGSGNSSLAGSTAGGGVLVMGSWEHPLMYLSVKGKVDSDGDSFEESFRKKGYLTRDQYIGPGGGSGGSILLFLKSLHLGESGTMSSLGGSSSSSGGGGGGGGRIHFHWSDIPTGDVYQPIATVNGSIYTRGGLGGEQGGSGGSGTLSGKPCPKGLYGIFCEECPLGTFKNVTGSDRALCVSCLSDELPHRAVYIAVRGGVTERPCPYKCVSERYHMPHCYTALEELIYTFGGPWLFVLLLLGLLILLALVLSVARMKFVGVDESPGPAPTQQGSQIDHSFPFLESLNEVLETNRVEESQSHVYRLYFLGPNTFSEPWHLSHTPPQQIKEVVYEGAFNTFVDEINTIAAYQWWEGAVHSILCILVYPLAWSWQQWRRRMKLQRLREFVRSEYDHACLRSCRSRALYEGLKVAATPDLMLAYLDFFLGGDEKRSDLPPSLHQRFPMSLLFGGDGSYMAPFSLNNDNVITSLMSQSVPPTTWYRLVAGLNAQLRLVRRGCLSTMFRPVLRWLETFANPALRVYGIRVDLASFQATTDSYTQFGLSVCVIEEEAGLVSFEGLDEGSRSEHLSSCCHYCEIVTWSSYGH, from the exons ATGGCTTTGACTCTCCTACTTTTCTTGGTATTTTTCGTAAACCCTTTATCGATTTCGAGTTATTCAGATGATGATTCCGAGTTAATTCTATTCCATCAAGACTATTCCCCGCCAGCGCCGCCACCTCCGCCGCCGCACCCGCCGTCGGTATCATGTGAGGACGATCTCGGCGGCGTTGGGTCGTTGGATACAACTTGCAAGATTGTGTCCAATGTGAATATCACTAAGAGTGTGTATATAGAAGGGAAGGGAAATTTTTATGTCCTTCCAAACGTGACCTTAAATTGTACTTTTACCGGTTGTGAAATTGGTATTAATGTGACTGGGAACTTCACTTTGGGTGAGAATTCCGTGATACTAGTCGGAACATTCCAGCTGGTGGCGGATAACGCTACTTTTAGTAATAGTTCTGCTGTGAATACCACTGGTTTGGCTGGTTCAGCGCCAGCTCAGACAAGTGGGACGCCACAGGGAGTGGAGGGAGCGGGTGGAGGATATGGGGGACGAGGGGCGTGTTGTTTGACGGATGAAAAAAAGATTCAGGAGGATGTTTGGGGCGGGGATGCTTACGGATGGTCCACTTTGCAAATGCCGTGGAGTTATGGGAGTAAAGGTGGGACCACGAGTAAGGTTGTGGACTATGGTGGGGGTGGAGGTGGAAAGATAATGCTGTTGGTGGACAAGTTTCTGGAAGTGAATGGCAGTGTGTTGGCTGATGGAGGTGATGGAGGCGTCAAAGGTGGCGGCGGCTCTGGCGGTAGCATCTACATCAAAGCCTATAAGAT GACTGGAAACGGTAGAATTAGCGCTTGTGGAGGTGATGGTTTTGCTGGTGGAGGTGGTGGAAGAGTTTCTGTTGATATTTTTAGTAGACACGACGAACCAGAAATCTTTGCTTATG GAGGAAGCAGTCGTGGTTGCCCAGAAAATGCAGGCGCAGCTGGAACTTTCTATGATAATGTCCCCCGCAGTCTTACCGTCAGCAACCACAATAAATCAACTTCTACAGACACACTTCTCTTGGATCTTCCTCAGCCACTTCTGACAAATGTTTATATTCGCAACCACGCTAAGGCTGCTGTCCCCTTGCTGTGGAGTCGCGTTCAG GTCCAAGGTCAAATCAGCCTTTTGTGTAATGGAGCGCTGAGCTTTGGGCTGGCACGTTATGCGATGTCAGAGTTTGAATTATTGGCAGAGGAGCTTTTGATGAGTGATTCTGTCATTAAG GTTTTTGGAGCGCTACGGATGTCTGTCAAAATGTTTCTGATGTGGAATTCGAAAATGATAATTGATGGTGGTGGAGATCAAAATGTTGAGACAACAATGCTTGAGGCTAGTAACCTAATTGTTCTTAAG GAATCATCTCAAATTCGTTCGAATGCAAATCTTGGAGTTCATGGCCAAGGGTTGTTGAATTTATCTGGACCAGGAGATGCTATTGAAGCTCAAAGACTGGTCCTGTCTTTATTTTACAGCGTCAAT ATTGGACCAGGATCAGTTTTGCGTGGTCCTTCACGAAATGCGACAGCTGATGCTGT GAAACCGAAGTTGAACTGTGATAGTCCAGGTTGTCCTTTTGAATTGCTCCACCCTCCTGAAGACTGCAACGTGAACTCTTCTCTATCATTCACTTTACAG ATCTGCCGAGTTGAAGATATCCTTGTTGAAGGCCTCATAGAAGGATCTGTTGTTCATTTCCACAGAGCAAGGACTGTAGATGTGCAACCTTATGGAATTATTAGCACATCAGGGATGG GCTGCATTGGAGGAGTAGGCAAAGGATCAGTTCTAAGCAATGATCTTGGCAGTGGTGCTGGTCATGGTGGTGAAGGTGGATATGGATATTATAATGGAAGCTGCATTGCGGGTGGCATCACATATGGAGATCCCAATTTGCCATGTGAACCCGGCAGTGGAAGTGGGAATAGTAGCCTAGCTGGATCAACTGCTGGTGGTGGTGTTTTGG TAATGGGTTCGTGGGAGCATCCCCTGATGTATTTGTCGGTCAAAGGCAAAGTTGACTCTGACGGGGACAGCTTTGAAGAAAGCTTCAGGAAGAAAGGTTATCTAACTAGAGATCAGTACATAGGGCCTGGAGGTGGATCCGGTGGAAGTATTCTATTGTTTTTGAAATCACTCCATCTTGGTGAATCTGGCACCATGTCAAGCCTTGGAGGTAGTAGCAGTTccagtggtggtggtggtggaggtGGTGGACGAATACACTTTCACTGGTCGGACATTCCTACTGGAGATGTGTATCAGCCAATAGCAACTGTGAATGGGAGCATCTATACAAG GGGTGGATTGGGTGGAGAGCAAGGTGGTAGTGGTGGAAGTGGAACTTTGTCTGGAAAGCCATGCCCAAAAGGTCTTTATGGGATTTTCTGTGAG GAATGCCCACTTGGTACTTTCAAGAATGTCACAGGATCTGATAGAGCCCTTTGTGTTTCGTGCCTGAGTGATGAGCTCCCACATCGAGCTGTTTATATTGCTGTCCGAG GTGGTGTTACAGAACGTCCTTGTCCTTACAAATGTGTTTCCGAGAGATACCATATGCCTCATTGTTATACAGCTCTTGAAGAACTAATCTACACATTTGGAGGGCCCTGGTTGTTTGTTCTTCTCCTTTTAGGTCTTCTCATTTTGTTAGCGTTAGTTCTTAGCGTAGCTCGAATGAAGTTTGTTGGTGTCGATGAGTCACCAGGTCCTGCTCCCACACAACAGGGTTCTCAAATTGATCACTCGTTTCCATTTCTGGAGTCATTGAATGAG GTTTTGGAAACAAACAGGGTCGAGGAGTCCCAAAGCCATGTCTATAGATTGTACTTTTTGGGTCCAAACACATTCAGTGAACCTTGGCATCTGTCTCATACACCTCCACAGCAAATAAAAGAAGTTGT ATATGAGGGTGCCTTCAACACCTTTGTGGATGAGATTAATACTATTGCTGCCTACCAATGGTGGGAAGGAGCAGTGCATAGCATTCTTTGTATCCTTGTGTATCCTCTTGCATGGTCATGGCAGCAATGGCGGCGTAGAATGAAGTTACAACGTCTTCGTGAATTTGTTCGATCAGAATATGATCATGCTTGCTTACGTTCTTGTCGATCACGTGCTCTTTATGAGGGGCTGAAG GTAGCAGCAACACCTGATCTAATGCTAGCATATTTGGACTTCTTTCTTGGTGGTGATGAAAAGCGAAGCGATCTTCCTCCTAGTCTTCACCAAAGGTTTCCGATGTCCCTGCTATTTGGTGGTGATGGAAGTTATATGGCTCCATTCTCACTCAATAATGACAATGTTATTACCAGTCTTATGAGTCAG TCCGTTCCACCTACTACATGGTACCGTCTTGTGGCTGGTTTGAATGCACAGTTGCGCTTGGTTCGTCGGGGTTGCCTTAGTACAATGTTTCGCCCGGTGCTTAGATGGCTTGAAACTTTTGCCAATCCTGCTTTAAGGGTCTACGGCATCCGCGTGGATCTTGCATCGTTCCAAGCAACAACTGACAGCTATACTCAATTTGGACTTTCGGTGTGTGTTATCGAAGAAGAAGCTGGGCTAGTGTCTTTTGAAGGTCTTGATGAAGGCTCCAGAAGTGAACACCTATCAAG TTGCTGTCATTATTGTGAAATTGTTACATGGTCATCTTATGGTCACTGA